A genomic stretch from Peromyscus eremicus chromosome 6, PerEre_H2_v1, whole genome shotgun sequence includes:
- the S100a11 gene encoding protein S100-A11 produces MSKPTETERCIESLIAVFQKYSGKDGKSCTLSKTEFLSFMNTELAAFTKNQKDPGVLDRMMKKLDLNSDGQLDFQEFLNLIGGLAIACHDSFLKASQKCI; encoded by the exons ATGTCCAAACCTACAGAGACTGAGCGATGCATCGAATCCCTGATTGCTGTTTTCCAAAAGTACAGTGGGAAGGATGGGAAAAGCTGCACACTCTCCAAAACTGAGTTCCTCAGCTTCATGAACACAGAGCTGGCCGCCTTCACCAAG AACCAGAAGGACCCGGGTGTCCTGGACCGCATGATGAAGAAGTTGGATCTTAACAGCGATGGGCAACTAGATTTCCAAGAGTTTCTCAACCTTATTGGTGGCTTGGCTATAGCATGCCATGATTCCTTCCTCAAGGCTTCCCAGAAGTGTATCTAa